Proteins found in one Aethina tumida isolate Nest 87 chromosome 1, icAetTumi1.1, whole genome shotgun sequence genomic segment:
- the LOC126266519 gene encoding histidine-rich glycoprotein-like: MGVLVLTSLFCLGLLLVSCKPVEEESTGSTRRQLEPNYEYYVEPAKNFDQTKGISVEHSATPVVLQTSATNYEPYVKHYHFTAEDAVDKDGNPINQYNNGYVYEVVPEEDSKVQTEFSSIETDSENYQDNEFQDENLFLDTSGFKHYKTQTSFNLEGPRQMEKITTKSYHKEVEPYDVSSFKHESHHHEEEEGEVHYHQHKHLHKHNHKQEHMHKHEQKHKHEHGHKHKHHNKHQHHHENKHHHSHHAHHKHGHKNEHHHKHHQEHKHSHHQDHKHDHHHLQEHKHDHHHGHSHSHHSDHKHSHHQDHKHDHHHSHSHHNDHKHSHSHHGSHKHEHGHKHGHKHEHHSHHKHSHKHKKH, translated from the exons ATGGGAGTTCtg gtgTTGACGAGTTTGTTTTGTCTGGGATTACTCCTGGTTAGCTGCAAACCTGTAGAGGAGGAATCCACTGGGTCTACTAGAAGACAATTGGAGCCGAATTATGAGTACTATGTGGAACCTGCGAAGAATTTCGATCAAACGAAAGGAATCTCAGTGGAACACAGCGCGACACCAGTAGTATTGCAAACGTCAGCGACAAATTATGAACCGTATGTTAAACATTATCATTTCACTGCGGAAGATGCAGTTGATAAAGATGGCAATCCGAtcaatcaatataataatggATATGTGTACGAAGTTGTTCCTGAAGAAGACAGCAAAGTGCAAACTGAGTTTTCTTCGATTGAAACCGACAGCGAAAACTACCAAGACAATGAATTTCaagatgaaaatttattcttgGACACATCGGGCTTCAAACACTATAAAACTCAAACTAGTTTCAACCTAGAAGGTCCTAGACAAATGGAGAAGATTACCACCAAAAGCTATCACAAAGAAGTAGAGCCATACGATGTTAGCAGCTTCAAACACGAAAGCCACCATCACGAGGAAGAGGAAGGAGAGGTTCACTATCATCAACACAAACACTTACATAAGCACAATCATAAGCAAGAACACATGCACAAACATGAACAGAAACATAAACATGAACATGGTCATAAACATAAGCACCATAACAAGCATCAGCATCATCACGAGAACAAACATCATCATTCTCATCACGCCCATCACAAGCATGGCCACAAGAACGAGCATCATCACAAGCATCACCAAGAGCACAAGCACAGCCATCATCAAGATCATAAGCATGATCATCATCACTTGCAGGAACACAAGCATGATCATCACCATGGTCACTCTCATTCTCATCATTCGGATCATAAGCACAGCCATCACCAAGATCACAAACACGATCATCATCATAGTCATTCGCATCATAATGACCATAAGCACAGCCACAGTCATCACGGCAGTCATAAGCATGAACACGGCCACAAACATGGTCATAAGCATGAACACCATAGTCATCATAAACATAGTCACAAGCACAAAAAGCACTGA